A single Vulpes lagopus strain Blue_001 chromosome 3, ASM1834538v1, whole genome shotgun sequence DNA region contains:
- the LOC121487913 gene encoding uracil-DNA glycosylase, which yields MIGQKTLYSFFSPTPAGKRRARSPEPADPGTGVAAAAEESGDAAASPAKKARAGQEDPGTPPSSPLSPEQLVRIQRNKAAALLRLAARNVPVGFGESWKKPLSAEFGKPYFIKLMGFVAEERKHYTVYPPPHQVFTWTQMCDIRHVKVVILGQDPYHGPNQAHGLCFSVQRPVPPPPSLENIYKELSTDIDGFVHPGHGDLSGWAKQGVLLLNAVLTVRAHQANSHKERGWEQFTDAVVSWLNQNSSGLVFLLWGSYAQKKGSAIDRKRHHVLQTAHPSPLSVYRGFFGCRHFSKTNELLQKSGKEPINWKDL from the coding sequence ATGATCGGCCAGAAGACACTCTACTCCTTCTTCTCCCCGACCCCCGCCGGGAAGCGACGTGCCCGCAGCCCTGAGCCGGCCGACCCGGGGACCGGCGTGGCGGCGGCCGCCGAGGAGAGCGGGGATGCAGCGGCCAGCCCCGCCAAGAAGGCCCGGGCCGGGCAGGAGGACCCCGGCACGCCGCCCTCCTCGCCGCTGAGCCCCGAGCAGCTGGTCCGCATCCAGAGGAACAAGGCCGCCGCCCTGCTTAGGCTCGCGGCCCGCAACGTGCCTGTGGGTTTTGGTGAGAGTTGGAAGAAGCCGCTCAGCGCAGAGTTCGGGAAGCCGTACTTCATAAAGCTAATGGGCTTTGTTgcggaagaaagaaaacattacacTGTGTATCCACCCCCACACCAAGTCTTTACCTGGACCCAAATGTGTGACATAAGACATGTGAAGGTTGTCATCTTGGGACAGGATCCATATCATGGACCCAACCAAGCCCATGGGCTCTGCTTTAGTGTTCAAAGACCTGTTCCACCTCCACCCAGtttggaaaacatttataaagagCTGTCTACAGACATTGATGGTTTCGTTCATCCTGGTCACGGAGATTTATCTGGGTGGGCCAAGCAAGGTGTTCTCTTACTCAACGCTGTCCTCACCGTCCGGGCACATCAGGCTAATTCTCATAAGGAGAGAGGATGGGAACAATTTACTGATGCGGTAGTGTCCTGGCTAAATCAGAACTCCAGTGGCCTTGTCTTCTTGCTCTGGGGCTCTTACGCTCAGAAGAAAGGCAGTGCCATCGATAGGAAACGTCACCATGTGCTGCAGACTGCGCACCCCTCCCCGTTGTCGGTCTACAGAGGGTTCTTTGGGtgtagacatttctctaaaaccAATGAGCTGCTGCAGAAGTCTGGCAAGGAGCCCATCAACTGGAAGGATCTGTGA